From Malaya genurostris strain Urasoe2022 chromosome 2, Malgen_1.1, whole genome shotgun sequence:
CGATTTCTCCTCATCTGGAAAAAGATCACCGGTGTATTTCCACTGTTCCGTAAAATCACTGTTCAATTCTATGCCCTGTTCTTTAGCACACTCTCCaatgataaaattcaatgactGTGTTTGTTTTTCTGTATACCCAGCCTACAATGTAATATTGTTTGATCTCAATTATTCGGACACGAAAAAACCAGATTTAATGTAAATTTACCTGACATAATGCTGATAGTCCCAAAACAATCGAGATAGTAAAGAAATTCATTTCGCTTAAGCCGATAAAGCGTCTTCTTATATCACTCCTGTCACTTGCATGGTACTCAAagcttgtagattattttatacTTGTTCAAGGTATTCATGCACTAATTCAGTACCCATTATGTATGCAATGATTGATTAATACACTCTTACTTACATAAAACACTTCAAAATTGCACTGTCAGTTTTCTGTGCCATTAACGCTAGTCAAACTCTTTCCAAGGGATGTaatatttcattcatatttcaatatttcagtcgATTTAGAATGTAGGGTTCGTAACTTCTGCCCGTTATTGCTCTACTCTAAGCTGCAAAGCCTTCTAAATAACACCTAGCTGTGTAGATGATAGTTGGAATTTTGTAACTTTTCTTACACACATAGGCGTCATGCACAAATAATGTCGAGCTATAAGAGAGTCGGAAGAGGGGTTAGGGAGGCTTGTGAATATTAGGACAAATTGTGAGAAGGGAAGACGGCATACTAGGCAAAACGTTACGTCAGCCTTTTCACACTACCTGCATTACCGTATGCATGATAAGGTTTGCACCATCGTACACATGAGGTCATTCATCTACGCATACAATGTATTGATTTTCTTTGCATGATCGTAAGCTATATCTAACGGTCAATGTCAGAGTATACAATTCTCAAAGAATATTTTTCGAGAGTATATTTCTGTACACGGGTATAACGTGATGGGTCGATGGCTTTCATGCAGccaacctgggttcgattcccaatcccgaacatagagtcagaaagttCTTCGGGCCCGAAGAGGCAAAcgaccttaaggtgaaatgtggaATACCTAAAACTACTAACTATTTATTCGAAACTAAAATTAACAGTAATTTTCACTTTAGTttagtagtcctacgtcaacaataAGAGTAATCCTATGGGTATgttctttttagttttttctacACGGTTTTTTTCGTCAGgcccgtttttttttgcttcgattaTGAGGTTTTGACCATGACGTCGTTTGCCTCTTAGGGCTAGGAAAACTTTTTGACACTATGTTATGtgcgggttgggaatcgaacccaggcgagcAGTGTGAAAAGTATCGACTtactcatcacgctatacccgactACGCACAGTTCTATGAGAAAGCATGCTTGGAGACCTCTCATAGTAGTAATCAATATACATAATCGTTGATTtgtattaaaatgaaaatgaaagacGTTCTTTATCCATCTATCACCAGTGATATGACtccttttatcaatccgcatttgTTTTCGCATGAATGTTCGTTGGTGTTGTTAGttttcataataattttaatagttgATAAAGGCATTCAGTTCGCATATTAGTTTTAATTAGGTTCaggtttccagtttcctatttatttgatcaaaatgattcaaaattatttaactgatcgtactcttcagaattgtaaatctgagttgctacccgtacgagcaggtattccgcagggttcgagcgtagctccaatcttgtacacCCAAACtttcatttacgtaacttatatatgtatgtatgtattaatatacgtacgcatgtgtgcaaacatttgtatttattaatacatataaatcaggggtggaaataagcaaagtttgtgattcacagtaaataaaaatagttagtattattatttcatatcacatgtttattgtagatattacaaTGAAttctgcaacgaatgatttttgataagataaattttgattttacttagaatttataaATGTCTTCAATGTACTGTTAACGGTATTACTATCTGACTcgaaatcaacatttcaacaaagttcggTTTGTTTTAATcctactctgtgttcattaaacaggtttgaagttcaaatggctgtcacttacagtTCCGGTGatgtgatggtataagtgacgttaacgtcaaaactgattaccgctcaattttctcagatatagattatccgatatcaaaaattttaggatcgttaagtgagtttatttcgtcgatCGCATCAAAATTCCatgtttcgtgatgtatttgaaatttattcagtaataccgtcgtggtggagtaatatcatcaataaaaacagctaataatattaacatacatgctgcgataAATAATATTTATTATAAAAGCGTGGTATGGAGTTGATTAATAtaaccctatttagcttgaatatcatacacagaagtaacaggagtgcaggatttggcTACGCCAACTCAAACGCATCATTGAAACGCTGCGTCAAATGTTGCGCTCCAGTTACCtctttaaatcaaattcatgccaaATAGCGTTTCATTGGGTTTAATGTAGTTAGTGCATGAATATCAcaatcagcatcaaccagctggaagcaAAACAATGacttttgtcgctataatcactatctactaattttgcattgcgtATTGATATTGCGCATCGAAAactgtaaaatttaaaattatccaTTGGATTACGATCCAATGTGATCATTTTCATAAAACCTTCATCTAGCATTCATTTCCTTTCATCTAATATTCATTTTACTGCAATTAAACAACAGGTTGCGAAATCGAATACGATTTGTATCAAAGGAGAACATGTATTGAAACTTcgtaaaccgtgccgtaacgaaaccggtattttctCAACTCTTTTCCTTAATTAAAAATTAACTGTAGGATTACTGTTGTTACTAATTTTCACGCTTCTCATTGGAATCAACGATTTTAGAtgtaaatcaatcggcactcatgtctgattTAACTCATATGTGACTTTTTTCCAAAatgctcaaagctgatcgaatcgtccagtaatttgatcttacaggaatcagtgataatagtagctcaaaatcactaccgatcagtattgattttgatcgatgtgattcaaagatcactgatcaactgatcttaaaaaactAGATCAGTAGTGAgctttattgggaaagatcacaatcgATCGCCTTTGCTAGTGATTACGATTTAATGATTGTTTGTTCTTGATTTTTCCACTTTGAGTGGGATAACCGGATAGAACCTTAGCCGGTATATTCAGaacaaatgtgttgatttttgtaTAGAAACTTTCTACGTGTTTCTCTCGGCTGTGGGATTTATTCCACATattgaatgttatgtattttatcgAACAGATTCAAAGCAGTTTGCTGTATGATTTAACGTATGCGCTTGCACTTATTACCCTACATATTGTTTGAGATCTAAAAGATTTTTTGCGTactggatattgatgacgaatctttcattttaatgtaatcgtataGAATTCAGATATTTTTATCTTAATGAATTAGGTTCGATTCGAAACTTCCTTCAATTATCGAcattttcaggattataaagtACTTTAATATAGTTAAAATTACTTACGTGATTACTATATTTAACTCTAGATcatatttgaatgatttttatgtaccacgcaaacaattttgaataaattttttggTGGTGTTGAACAAGATCGCATCaggattttcaagaagtagTTAAAAAACATCAGaatgtttcaatatttacaGATATTTTTCCCCGCTTTAgaaaacctaattattaacaattgtgccgtacgccaaggaaagtaaatgaacaagtctcagaaaactccctgttcaccatcttcattggaattaacaagatctttttttttgtcactaactttttcgttcccctttccctgttttttcaccatctcgatggcaactaattagatctctgtcgttttcaaacattttgttcccacaccccttttttaccccgtttcccacaatatttacttctttttttcattctcttccgtaacatcaccatcaccggaagaccgctccagtcaatgaccagcatgcgggccacccgccgggccttcgtagcctgggggtgtttcccgcggaccctcacggaccgaagaatgcggccaacatagaaaattaccatcgccatctggaatcatctcatcctaaattcaattcaccggccactaccgatcgccagatactatattacataatgatactactctagttttaagttagacgataattaagattagtaaatacccttggcatcttagagcttaagcagtgtgccttaatattatattatattattgaataaaaaaagtctcagaaaacacatttgccaaaaaatgtagggttTAATATTCTTACCACAAGTTGCTACACCTGTTCTCATGCGCATGGAACACTCGAACTCCTTTCTTGGCTAAATGCGCTGAGAACGAACGAAGCGTTGTACATCCATTTCTGCGCGGCACTTaaatgcgcgaacgagtttttgagAGCAGCTAAAACTCTTCGCCTGCGCATTGTTGTCTTCTGAgtatgagaacaaatttgtctcgcAATAAAAAGGGCGCGTATGGAAAAGGTCTGCTGTTACTCTTTGTAATATACCAATTCCCACCATTTAAAAACTATTGgacattttagttttgttaccaaaTTATTTAATTCACGGGTTCGGTTttctgattcacaatcggaaatcttgattcacattttcctgcgcaaaatgggcttatttccacctctgataTAAATATTGGTATAGGTATAGTAAAAGtggatataaaataaaatataaaaataaaaaaaccgcataaaaaaaaacgcataaaaaaattccttagtgtaattatctttcctcataagccaagaacttcttttcttaaactaaACAATAATCCCATTATCTTGGAATTGacttggtctgatcaagcaaaataattaggtttaacgtatgaccaaAAACACTTATTTCCAAGGATCAGATTGAAGGagtccaggcaaagtgtaataaatatattaaatgtttatatcctcttataaacagaatttCCATTTCTGtctaaagaacaaattattaatttataaacaaacaaatttggtcacgttgttgttccaccagaaagaaaacgcttcaaaggattcagaataaaattctgagaatgattttgaagcgtcctccctggtttagtacaaagggaccgttcataaaccacgtagaccaaaaactgatatttcaaccccccccccccccttccccatCGAAAACTTTCGCGTACTTTCCAAAtagcaccccccccccccccttgtgACCAAATAATAATCGGAAagtagaaaaattgaaatttattcatttactcCAATAAACTTAAAGTCCGATGACTATTTGCAAAGAATAATGaggtttatcaatttatgtttatgttagtactctcatttattttttcacttcTATAGGGAATAGAAGAATGAAAGAGGAAACAATAGAAtcgcctgtctttgactgagtatacttctacttggtcatagaactacgaAGTATCTCATTTGATAATCACTTCCACAATACAGATTACAGTCGACGatgtttttagtcagtctgtaaaGGTCATTCGACGTGACAAATTGTAATTCTGCTCTCAAGCATCATGCATTAGGTTGAATACCCAATTTTAACTGTCTTTTTGATGAATCGAAGGAAACGCGCGGCCGGCTAACTTAACTAAGTCTTCATGGTAGTAACCAAAtagtgtatataatagggctgaaaagtcaccacttgtggctgaacacccaatttaaatcttaataatttaattttaactcatattctaataaacagttataaaaaaataataataatcatttcaGGTTTCTTTCACATatttgtaaaattttcggtaTCAAGATTCGTGATCAAAGATTTTGATCACTGTTCCCGGTAATTCCGGACCTGAAAACTGGGCTGAATATAACGGAATTCGGTTTGTTTAATCATCAACTAACAAAGATGAACATTGAAACAGTTGTgagttgaatttaaaaaaaaaatcagtaaagatggtcgggtttcgcgtattttacccgaaatccGATCCGAACCCGTACCCGACTGCATTTATTGCTACATtacgacttattactacagatcattcGATTTTGcaataaataaaacatttttttaaagggaacggagaggttagagtaaataaaaagcaaccaagtatGAAAGGTTAGTTCCTCTTCCGAATGTTGTGACACTATCAGAAACATTTTccttactattccagtaataaccaatattgGAAAGTGGTAAATTATAGCACATTCATTCCCAGCCGGAATTCGGAGACCTATGTATCCGAAGTCAGTAAAATTCCCTTAGGTGCTTGTAagccatttcattagattcgattctttcgaaaatctttgagaaatcatagtgcgttccaaataaaattatCGAGTGTCCTCCAGAACCGAATACCGTTATAACTGAATTTAGTTTATTTGGACATCGACTATAAAATAAATTTGGACATCGACTGCAAACGTGATAACCAGGATTTCTTTGCAGGCACAACAGACACCAATCAAATATATAAAGAAGAATGCCTCCAGAAGTGCCAGTTGTCCTTCCTCTAGATCCACGATGATGACTTTCTGATTTGGCCAGATCTGGCATCGTGTCATTACACTAAATCGGTGTTGGAGAGGAACGAAGCAAACGATGTTGTTTTCTTTGATGTTCTTAGCAacttcccgatcagatggtaataacagaattataacaactggagtaatttatttcagaaatattctgtaacaaattttgaaatatttcaaaataagctgttaaaataacaaaaatcataacaaaaaggcctctagcgggaacaaaatcgtaatagattttaaaacatttgtatcacaattattattgaatttaatataactacagaagtccgaaagcagaaatttataagaaTAGTTGTAAAAAATTAGATAGAAAATttcacacagaaaaactatattacAGCTAatttttagcatcgtttcaatccaaaattgttgattgattttgttttttttaatgaataatttattaagtgatctgatttctttttttagtttttttgaaattctgatcattatatttcgatataaagcaacggaagaactcagtTTTTCAATTGATGAACTTCATCATGAgttttgcaaatgaaaataaaacatcataactgattttgttattatattgttatcataagtttcaactttcaactgttttcatttggcaaatatctgaaaataacacaaattgttatacatacatatcaactgttgatatacttgtgttatgattttgttatgtgcatctgatcgggttacTATACCAgttcttaaggtgaaatgtagcgtcataaaatgcgcgcaaaatttcatccgcttcagttgaacgaaccgtcgcacaaagcataccacgaaaaacggacacatggaaacaagaactttttacaatgattgagCACTGTGGGCTtatctctcgttatattggcttgtaaaaaagactggacgtaatggatttttgaatt
This genomic window contains:
- the LOC131432767 gene encoding uncharacterized protein LOC131432767 isoform X3, whose protein sequence is MNFFTISIVLGLSALCQAGYTEKQTQSLNFIIGECAKEQGIELNSDFTEQWKYTGDLFPDEEKSKVNEFEVWRHYVMAIRRLS